The DNA segment AAGCCCAAGAAGAGGCACGCCGCCAACGCGAAGCCCAAGCAGAGGCACGCCGCCAACGCGAAGCCCAAGAAGAGGCACGCCGCCAACGCGAAGCCCAAGAAGAGGCACGCCGCCAGCAGGAGATCGAGGACCTCACCATTCGCTCGACCCCGCCACCATCAGAGGTCCCCCCACCTCCGCCGGACTTCGAGCTCTCGTCGGAGCTTGGAGCCGATCAGGAGGACGCGTCCGACGGAGATACCCTGCTGTTCAATCCCGAACTGACGGCGTCGATCCCCCTGCCGGTGACCGATGAGGACACCGAACCCGCACGACAGCGCCGACGCCGACGCCGACGCCGACGGCGAGACGACGGCTGACGCCACGCCGCGCCGGATTCGCCACCCGTAGACTGCGGTGCGGGATGCAGGTGGCGGATGACCTCGACACGCTGACGGTCCTGTTCACGGACCTAGTCGGATCCACGCGCCTGCGCGCCGTGCTCGGTGAGCGCGACGCCGAGGACCTGTGGGACAGGATCGATGCGATCCAGACCGACGCTGTCACCGCCGAGCACGGCCGGGTCGTCAAGAGCCTCGGGGACGGCCTCATGTGCGTCTTCCCCGCAGCCGAGTACGCACTGCGCGCGGCCGGTCAGCTCGTGGCACGCCTCGACCAGCTGGCGGCCAGGGTCGGGCAGCCGGTCGAGGCACGCGTCGGGGTCAGCGCGGGTGACCTCCTGCGGGCCGACGGGGACGTGTCCGGCACACCCGCCATCGAGGCCGCGCGCCTGTGTGACGCCGCCGGTGGCGGCGAGATCCTCGTCAGTGACGTCGTGCGCGTGCTCGCGGGCTCATGGTCTGACCATCCACTCGACGACCGCGGGGAACGGCGCCTGAAGGGGCTGCCCGCACCGGTCAGGTGCTGGTCGCTGGCGTGGCGGCGTCCGCAGCCGCGGCCGGCGCAGGACGTCGGGTTGCTGGTCGACGACGAGTTCTCCTTCGTCGGGCGAGACGCCGAGCTCACGCGCCTGGAGGACGCGTGGGCGACGACCCGCCGTGGCGTGCGCACGGCCGTCCTGTTGGCCGGCGAGGCGGGTGTCGGCAAGACGCGTCTGGCGGTGCAGATGGCCCATCGCGTGCTCGACGAGGGCGGCCTGGTGCTCGCGGGACGCTGCGAGCAGGACACGACCGTGCCACTCGAACCGGTCCAGCACCTGCTCGGTGCATACGCCGCAGCGGCCGACCCCGCGACGCTCGCGGAGGCTGCGGGCCCGTTCGCTCCGGAGCTGGCCCGCCACATCGTGTCCATGGCGGCGGTCGTCGACGACCCCGGTGCTCCGGACGCCGATCGTGACGCCGAGCGGTTCCGCCTGTTCGCCGGCATCACCCACCTGCTGCACAGCGCGGCGCGGCGCCGTCCCGTCCTGGTAATCATCGACGACCTGCAGTGGGCCGACGCTGCAAGCTGGGCGTTACTCGGACACCTGTTGCGCACCGCCGACCTCGGCGCGGTCTGCGTGATCGCCACGTTCCGCGACACCGGAGCAGATGGGGCAACGGCCCGCGTCGGGGCGCTGCTGCGATTGCCAGGCGTGTCGCTGATGCAGCTCGAGGGTCTGCCGGTGGGCGAGCTGGCCGAGCTGGTCGCACACGCGTCGACCGGGATCGACGCGGTCAACCTGTGGGATCGGACCCGGGGCCATCCGTTCTTCGCCGTCGAGCTGATCCGCCGTGCGCGCGCCGATGGGGACGACACGGGTGTGCCCGTGTCGGTGCGCGACCTCGTGCTGCACCGGACCGCGCAACTGCGGCCCGCGACGGTGCGTCTGCTGACGATCGGCGCGCTGATCGGATATGCGTTCGATGTGACGCTCGCGGCCGAGGTGGCCGGGCTGACCGATCCGGAGGCCGCCGCCGTCGAGGAGGCCGTGGTCGCACGACTGCTGCTGGAGGTGCCGGGACGCCGTGACCGCGTGCAGTTCACGCATGCACTGGTCGCCGACACCCTCGCGACCCAGCCGTCACAGGTACGCGTGGCGCACCTCCACGAGCAGATCGCGGGCACGCTGCGACGTCGCGCCGCGCCGTCCGACCAGATCGCGGAGCACACGCTGCGGGCGGTGCCAGTCATCGCTGCAGTGGACGCGATCACCGTCGTCCGCGACGCGGCGCGCGATGCCATGGCGGACGGCGAGCCCGATCAGGCGGCCGCACTGCTGGAACGTGCGCTCCAGTTGGACCTGTCGGCCATGCCGCAGGTCCGCGCCGAGCTCGAGGTCGAGACGGGCGAGTGCCTCAACCACGCCTCGCGCGCGGTCGACGGCGTACCACACTTCGAGGCCGCGGCACGCCTGGCAGACGAGCACGGACGGTTCGACCTGTTGTACCGCGCCGCGCTCGGCTGCTGGGCCGGGAACCCGTGGTTCGCCAACGCAGACGAGACCGCACAGCGCCTGCTGCAACTGGCGATCGACCGTTGCCCACCTGCCGACGAGCTGCGCAGGGCCGCACTGCGTGCCGGCCTGGCCGCCTTCTCGATCTTCACGGCGCGGCTGGCGGATCGCGACCGCATCACGCGTGACGCGGTGGCCCTCGCCCGTGCCCGCGGTGACCGCACGGTGCTCTCCCGGGTGCTGGTTGCCCGGCACGTCGCGATCGGATGTCCCCTGGCGCTCGACGCGCTTGACGAGGTCCGCAGGGAGCTGGCACCGCTGGGTGCCGATGTGCCACTTGCCACGGCGCCGGGCGACCTGACGGGTGTGTCGGCATCGGATTTCTGGCGTGCCGACGGGGCCGCCTACCGACGTGCAGCCACATCGTTCGATCTGTCGGATCCGCGGCTCTCGGCCAACGACCGGACGGTCGGCAGCCAGCTGCAGGCCTGTGTCGCGCTCCTCGATGGCCGCACCGCCGACGCGAGGGTGCTCGCTGAGCGTGCGCTCGCCGTCGGCTCCTGGGGGGACGCGTCGATCGGCAACCACGGCTGGCAGTTGCTGCTCGCGGACTGGCTCGACGGGCGCGTGGTCGACTCACGCGCGCGGGCCGCGGCCGCCTACCGGCACTACGGCGGCCAGCCGACTCGGCTGACGCACGCCTGGACCGAAGCGGCGGCCGGCGCGTCCGACACCGCCCTGGCGTTGCTCGACCGCGTCGGACGCGATCGTCTGTCACGGGTCCCGGAGCTGTTCCTGGGATCGGTCGGGTTGGCGGCCGGAGCGGCCGCGGTGGTGACGCTTGGCGCCGTGACCTGGGCAGAGCCGTTCCTCCAGGCGCTCACGCCGCTCATGGACCAGATGTGTGGCGTGCCGTGGGCGCCGTTCCCGGCCGCGGCGTTCTACGCCGGCCAGCTGCAGGGCCTGCTGGGCGACGTGGCAGCGGCGGACCGAAGCTTCACGCGTGCGGTCGAGCTGCACGAACGTATGCAGGCGCCCGCCTTCGTGGCACTGACGCAGGCCGAGCATGGCCGCGTGCTGCTCGGCACCGACCGTCCCAGAGCAGCGCGTCTGCTCCGCGAGGCCGAGGTCTTCGCCCGCGATGTCGGCATCGACGGGATCCTGCAGGGCGTCACCAGCGCCAGGTGAGGCGCGCCGGCTGCGCGTCCGACGGTCGACGCGCTCAGGCCTCGTCGGACGAGGTCAGCATGCGGTCGACCCACCACAGCAGCAGCGCGACCAGCACGAGGTTGATCGTCTGCGTCCGCGCGGTGCTGGCGGCCGACGACGTCGCCTCCCTCGCGCGCGTGGCCGTGGCACCTGCCCAGCCGCCGGCGTGCTCCAGGGTCTCCGACGACGCCTGACGCGCACGCCCGGCGTAGACGGGCAGCTCCTGTGCGACGGGCTGGAGCGCCAGCCAGCGGCCGGTCGCGGTCACCAGGTCGTTGAGCGCGGTGACCAGGTCGTTGCCTGCCGAGAAGACCGTCGGTAGTGATCGCCGCAGTCGTACGCCCATCTGTGCTTCTCCTTGTCAGCTGTCGCCAGGGTGCACTGTTCCCAACCGCACGGTCCCGATGCGCGTCCGGTCGCTGCCCCTGCCCGTCGTGCGTAGGCTCGTAGGCTTGACGCGACCGGCGTCGAGGGGATAGTCGCACATCATGCCGTCACTGCCACGCATCCTCGCGATCATGGGGTCTGGCGAGACTGCACCCACGATGGTCAGCATCCACCAGGAGCTGTTCTCGCGGCTCCCCGCGTCGGCCCGGGCGGTCCTCATCGAGACGCCCTACGGGTTCCAGGAGAACGCCGACGAGATCAGCGACCGGACCGCGACCTACTTCGCGCGCAACGTCGGGCGCACGATCGAGGTCGTCGGCATGCGCACCGACGCCGACGCGGACGAAGCCGCGGCGGTCGCCCGGCTGCAGGCCGCCGACTACGTGTTCGCCGGGCCCGGCAGTCCCACCTACGCCCTGGATCGCTGGCGGGGCTCGTCGTTCGCCGACGCCGTTACCGACAAGCTGCAGACGGGCGGGATCGTGGTGTTCGCCAGCGCGGCTGCCGTCAGCCTCGGCCGCCACGCGATCCCCGTCTACGAGATCTACAAGGTCGGCCGCCGGCCGCACTGGGTCGAGGGTCTGGACCTGTTGGCCGCCGCCGGCATCGACGCGGCGGTCATCCCCCACTTCGACAACGCGGAGGGCGGCACCCACGACACGCGCTTCTGCTACCTCGGTGCCCGGCGCCTCACGATGATGGAGGACGAGCTGCCGGACGACACGTTGGTCATCGGCGTCGACGAGCACACGGCGCTGATCCTGGACCTCGACGAGCGGATCGTGACCATCCAAGGGCGTGGCTACGTCACCGTCCGCCGCGGCGGACAGGTCCTGCGGGTCGTCGACAGCGGCGTTCGGCTCGCACTCGACGGCCTCACCGCGTCCCAGGGCACGACGCCACCGGCACCGGTCGGGACGATGGCACCGGCATCCGCCAGCAGCCGTGTCCGGGCCTCGTCGACCTCGACGCTGCGCGAGGCCACGCGCGATGCGACGACGGCGTTCGGCTCCGCGCTCGCGCATCGCGACGGCGTGGCGGCCGCCACCGCGATCCTCGACCTCGACGCCGCGATCACCGCCTGGGCCGCCGACACGACGCAGTCCGACGAGGGTGACCGGGCGCGAGCCACGCTGCGTGGCCTGATCGTGCGGCTGGGTGAAGCAGCGACGCAAGGGCTGGCCGACCCGGCCGAGCGCCTCGCCCCGCTGATCGACGCGGTCGCCGTTACCCGGCAGCAGCTGCGCGGGCAGGGCGCCTACGGCCTCGCCGACGACCTGCGTGACGCGGTCGGCGCCGTCGGCGTCGAGTTGCGCGACACCCCGGACGGCACGACGTGGCGGGTCGTCAGCGACTGACAAGGCCCGGCGCGACGACGCGACCCATGTGGCGCCACGAGCCGTCGGCCACGACCGACCGCAGCACGCGACGACGCACACCCGACGGCAGCCGGGCCATCAGCCGCGTCATCGTGCGCTGCACCCCCAGCGGGGAGGAGGTGCGTGACACGTACCCCTGCCAGTCGCGTGGAGGCAGCGAGAAGAAGCCATCGAAGAAGGCCTGCGTCGCGTCGGTGTCCAGCGACAGCAGCACGTCGAGTCCCAGCCGGTAGAGCGCATCGCGCCGGTGGTCCGCGCTGGTCCACACCGCTCGCTGGCCGGCACGCGCGATCGCGCGCGGGCCTGCTCCGCCGACCATGGCGTCCCGGACGGTCGCGGCCAGCAGGGGCGCGCGCCGGAGCGCCTCCGCGACGTGGTACCCGGTCGCCGGGTGGATCATGGCGGCCGCGGCACCGAACGCGATCGCCGGCCCTCCGGGAGGGAGTGGAGCGTTCATCGCGAAGGCGCACCGCTCGGTGTGCCTGATCTCCAGCGGTGTGCAGCCGCGCGCGGCCAGCCGGTGCCGCAGGCGTCGCTCGAGCAGGCCGAGTGGGACGGCCGGGCGGGCGGCCAGCGAGGTCTCCTCGGTGAACCACAAGCCGTCGCCGAGATCCATCGCGTACAGGAACGTCGGCGGCCCGCCGTCGTCGAACGGCGTGGCGTCGAGGTCCATCAGGCACATCGTGCCCGGCGCCACAGGTGGTTGGTCGAACCGCGCCACGACCCCGTACGCCACCTGGTGCGCGAGGCCCGACCTGGCACGACGCCCGAAGGCGGCAGGGTGACCGGTGGCGTCCACCACGGCGCGGGCCGCCAGACGGCGGCCGTCGACGAGCGTGACGACGACCCCCGTATCGTCGACATCGAGCCTGTTCGCGCGTCCCGCCGTCTGCGTCACGTCCACGCCGTCGGTCAAGGCGCCACGCAGGCGCTCGTTGTCGATCAGCGCGTACGTGCGCCCCAGATCTCGGAACGTCGGGCCCACTGTGCGGACCGTGACGGCGGCCCACTGGTGGCCCGCGAGGCGTTCCGCGCCTGCCCCGGTGAGCTCGTCGAGCCACGCGCCATACGTCTGCGGCCAGGCAGCGTCGGGCCGGGGCGCGACCAGGTGCACGTCGAGATTCGCACGCGCACACGCGGCTGCGGCGGCCCGGCCGGCCGGTCCTGCGCCGACCACGAGCACGTCGCTGCGGGACACGTGCATCCTGTTCGTCGCGGTAAACTCCCTCCGGGCGCCACGCTACCGCCCCCACCCACACCGACCCGCCTGCCAGGCGATCCGGCGTGCGGATGCCTCCGGCGGCGTCGGACGTCGAAGACCATGGTCCGGTGGAGGGACGCCACGACCCGGGTGACTGTCGCCCGTGTGACGGGTACAGGTGCCGACACTGACAGCCGCGCGCCGATGCGCACCGCCCACGACACGGAGTGATCATGACGCCCGCAGACGCCTACGCCAGGTTCGACGCGATGCGGGAGGCGCTCAACGAGCTGCAGGAGGCCGATGCCGCACAGCGCCTGTGGGACCGTGACACGAGCCTGTTCAGCGACGACCCGGAGGTGCGGACGGCCGTGGCTGACCGCCTCGGCTGGCTCGACGCCGCGGGTGGCAACCCGGACTGGGACCGCGAGATCACAGCCGTCGCCGCTGAGGTGGACGCCGACGACGTCGATCGCATCGTGCTGGCAGGCATGGGCGGGTCCAGCCTCGCACCCGAGGTCTTCGGCACGATGTTCGCGGACGCGGGCAGGCGCGACCTCGTGGTCCTCGACTCGACGCACCCCGACGTCGTCGTCGAGGCGCTGCCACCGGACGGCCTCGACGCGACGCTGGTCGTGGTGTCGTCCAAGTCGGGCACCACCGCTGAGACGCGCGCGTTCGCGCTTCACGCCGAGCGCCACGTGCCCAGCACGAAGCACCTGGTGGCGATCACCGACCCCGGCAGCAACCTCGCCGAGGAAGCGACAGCGCGCAGCTGGCGCCACGTCTTCACCAACCCGCCCGACATCGGCGGGCGTTACAGTGCGTTGTCGCTGTTCGGCATGGTGCCGGCGCACCTGATCGGCGTCGACACCAGCGCCGTCTGGCGGTCGGGCCAGGCGATGCTGACGTTGTGCGGCCCCTCGCAGGAGGGCATCGACAACCCCGCGCTCGCGCTCGGCGCGTTCATGGGTGGGCTCGCACGCGCCGGTCGTGACAAGCTGACGATCCTGACGTCACCGGCGCTGTCGAGCTTCGGTGACTGGCTCGAGCAGCTGATCGCCGAGTCCACCGGCAAGCAGGGCACCGGTGTCGTTCCCGTGGTCGGAGAGCCGGTCGCACACCCGGGCGTCTACGGCGGCGACCGGGCGTTCGTGGTCATCGACCACGTGGCCGGTCCCGTACCGGGTGTGCAGGCCCTCGAGGACGCCGGGCTGCCGGTCCTGCGCATCACGCTGCAGGACCGCTACGAGATCGGGGGCGAGTTCGTCCGGTGGGAGGCCGCGACGGCGTACGCCGGTGCGCTCCTGGGGATCGATCCGTTCGACCAGCCCAACGTCGCCGAGAGCAAGCGCAACACCGACGAGGTGCTGGCCGAGGTCACCTCGGGCACGGCGCTGCCGGAGCCCGAGGAGGGCGACCTGGGCGAGCTGCTCGACAGCATCCGGCCGGGCGACTACTTCAGCATCCAGGCCTACCTCGCGCCGGACCGCAAGATCGCCGACGGGCTGACCGAGCTGCGCATGATGGTCCGCGACAACCTCCGCGTCGCCACCACCATGGGATGGGGGCCCCGGTTCCTGCACTCCACCGGGCAGCTGCACAAGGGCGGCCCGAACACGGTCGTCGCGCTCCAGCTCGTCGACGTCCCAGGCGACGACGTCGAGATCCCGGCCGAGCAGCACGGCTTCGCCACGCTCATCCGGGCGCAGGCGCTCGGGGACCTGCGCAGCCTGCGATCGCACGACCGACGCGTCATCCAGCGCCGCATCGACGGTCCGGAGGACGTCGTGCGTGTGCTCGGCGACGCCAGAGCCCGGCTGCACAAGCCGATGCCCGGCAGCGACTCGATCTGACGAAGGGGTCGCTGCCGGCAGACGGCGAGCTACGCGGGGACCGTCGGCAGCGCTACGCGGGGACCGTCGGCAGGCGGGTCAGCGCGTCGTCGACCTTGGCCTTCGGGTA comes from the Euzebyales bacterium genome and includes:
- a CDS encoding AAA family ATPase, translating into MQVADDLDTLTVLFTDLVGSTRLRAVLGERDAEDLWDRIDAIQTDAVTAEHGRVVKSLGDGLMCVFPAAEYALRAAGQLVARLDQLAARVGQPVEARVGVSAGDLLRADGDVSGTPAIEAARLCDAAGGGEILVSDVVRVLAGSWSDHPLDDRGERRLKGLPAPVRCWSLAWRRPQPRPAQDVGLLVDDEFSFVGRDAELTRLEDAWATTRRGVRTAVLLAGEAGVGKTRLAVQMAHRVLDEGGLVLAGRCEQDTTVPLEPVQHLLGAYAAAADPATLAEAAGPFAPELARHIVSMAAVVDDPGAPDADRDAERFRLFAGITHLLHSAARRRPVLVIIDDLQWADAASWALLGHLLRTADLGAVCVIATFRDTGADGATARVGALLRLPGVSLMQLEGLPVGELAELVAHASTGIDAVNLWDRTRGHPFFAVELIRRARADGDDTGVPVSVRDLVLHRTAQLRPATVRLLTIGALIGYAFDVTLAAEVAGLTDPEAAAVEEAVVARLLLEVPGRRDRVQFTHALVADTLATQPSQVRVAHLHEQIAGTLRRRAAPSDQIAEHTLRAVPVIAAVDAITVVRDAARDAMADGEPDQAAALLERALQLDLSAMPQVRAELEVETGECLNHASRAVDGVPHFEAAARLADEHGRFDLLYRAALGCWAGNPWFANADETAQRLLQLAIDRCPPADELRRAALRAGLAAFSIFTARLADRDRITRDAVALARARGDRTVLSRVLVARHVAIGCPLALDALDEVRRELAPLGADVPLATAPGDLTGVSASDFWRADGAAYRRAATSFDLSDPRLSANDRTVGSQLQACVALLDGRTADARVLAERALAVGSWGDASIGNHGWQLLLADWLDGRVVDSRARAAAAYRHYGGQPTRLTHAWTEAAAGASDTALALLDRVGRDRLSRVPELFLGSVGLAAGAAAVVTLGAVTWAEPFLQALTPLMDQMCGVPWAPFPAAAFYAGQLQGLLGDVAAADRSFTRAVELHERMQAPAFVALTQAEHGRVLLGTDRPRAARLLREAEVFARDVGIDGILQGVTSAR
- a CDS encoding Type 1 glutamine amidotransferase-like domain-containing protein, giving the protein MPSLPRILAIMGSGETAPTMVSIHQELFSRLPASARAVLIETPYGFQENADEISDRTATYFARNVGRTIEVVGMRTDADADEAAAVARLQAADYVFAGPGSPTYALDRWRGSSFADAVTDKLQTGGIVVFASAAAVSLGRHAIPVYEIYKVGRRPHWVEGLDLLAAAGIDAAVIPHFDNAEGGTHDTRFCYLGARRLTMMEDELPDDTLVIGVDEHTALILDLDERIVTIQGRGYVTVRRGGQVLRVVDSGVRLALDGLTASQGTTPPAPVGTMAPASASSRVRASSTSTLREATRDATTAFGSALAHRDGVAAATAILDLDAAITAWAADTTQSDEGDRARATLRGLIVRLGEAATQGLADPAERLAPLIDAVAVTRQQLRGQGAYGLADDLRDAVGAVGVELRDTPDGTTWRVVSD
- a CDS encoding lycopene cyclase family protein, with protein sequence MSRSDVLVVGAGPAGRAAAAACARANLDVHLVAPRPDAAWPQTYGAWLDELTGAGAERLAGHQWAAVTVRTVGPTFRDLGRTYALIDNERLRGALTDGVDVTQTAGRANRLDVDDTGVVVTLVDGRRLAARAVVDATGHPAAFGRRARSGLAHQVAYGVVARFDQPPVAPGTMCLMDLDATPFDDGGPPTFLYAMDLGDGLWFTEETSLAARPAVPLGLLERRLRHRLAARGCTPLEIRHTERCAFAMNAPLPPGGPAIAFGAAAAMIHPATGYHVAEALRRAPLLAATVRDAMVGGAGPRAIARAGQRAVWTSADHRRDALYRLGLDVLLSLDTDATQAFFDGFFSLPPRDWQGYVSRTSSPLGVQRTMTRLMARLPSGVRRRVLRSVVADGSWRHMGRVVAPGLVSR